A portion of the Rhodococcus pseudokoreensis genome contains these proteins:
- a CDS encoding MFS transporter — protein MTDAVSPVAAAAQWRMWPLYAAGFTTAFGAHAVAANLAFDLEDPGGSLLYLGLLLALYDGAEVVLKPMFGTLADRIGARPVLFGGLIGFAAASALFVVVGDSNWLWLARLGQGAAASAFSPSASALVARMTLKAGHGTAFGTYGFYKSLGYTLGPLLGGVLVWLGGLTLLFAVMAVLALTIAAWAARMVPVLPPLPRNRQTVLDLARRLTDRTFLGPTLALAFATSALSVGVGFLPVTGAAAGLGSVATGAAVSVLAACAALVQPRAGRALDAGRISAESGTALGLLLTATGLGCAMLPGLPGVLLAAVAIGSGTGLITPLAFASLAGSTPAERMGQTMGAAELGRELGDAGGPLLVGGVAAVATLTAGFGAIAALTLLGGAVTAAAPLRRHLNFVSPKDE, from the coding sequence ATGACCGACGCCGTGTCACCAGTGGCGGCAGCCGCGCAGTGGCGGATGTGGCCGCTCTACGCGGCCGGTTTCACCACCGCCTTCGGGGCGCACGCCGTCGCGGCGAACCTCGCATTCGACCTCGAGGACCCCGGTGGTTCCCTGCTGTATCTCGGTCTGCTGCTGGCGCTGTACGACGGCGCGGAGGTAGTGCTCAAACCCATGTTCGGGACACTCGCCGACCGGATCGGTGCCCGACCGGTCCTCTTCGGTGGGCTCATCGGATTCGCCGCAGCCTCCGCCCTGTTCGTCGTTGTCGGCGACTCGAACTGGCTGTGGCTGGCCCGGCTCGGGCAAGGCGCTGCCGCGTCCGCGTTCTCCCCGTCAGCGAGCGCACTGGTCGCACGGATGACCCTGAAAGCCGGTCACGGCACCGCGTTCGGAACATACGGTTTCTACAAGAGCCTCGGCTACACGCTCGGTCCGCTGCTGGGCGGCGTGCTGGTGTGGCTCGGCGGCCTCACGCTGCTGTTCGCGGTGATGGCCGTCCTCGCGCTCACCATCGCGGCATGGGCGGCGCGTATGGTGCCCGTCCTGCCTCCCCTGCCGCGCAACCGGCAGACCGTCCTGGACCTGGCACGCCGTCTGACGGATCGGACGTTTCTCGGGCCCACCCTCGCACTCGCGTTCGCAACCTCGGCGCTGTCCGTGGGCGTGGGGTTCCTGCCGGTCACCGGGGCCGCCGCCGGACTCGGCTCGGTGGCGACCGGTGCCGCGGTGTCCGTCCTCGCGGCCTGCGCCGCCCTCGTGCAACCGCGAGCCGGACGGGCGCTGGACGCAGGTCGTATTTCGGCCGAATCCGGAACCGCGCTGGGTCTACTTCTCACCGCCACCGGACTCGGGTGCGCGATGCTCCCCGGCCTACCCGGTGTACTGCTCGCCGCAGTGGCGATCGGCTCCGGGACGGGACTGATCACGCCGTTGGCGTTTGCGTCGCTCGCCGGTTCGACTCCCGCCGAAAGGATGGGACAGACCATGGGCGCCGCCGAACTCGGACGCGAACTCGGTGACGCGGGAGGACCGCTGCTCGTCGGAGGCGTCGCCGCGGTCGCCACACTCACCGCCGGATTCGGCGCGATCGCAGCGCTC
- a CDS encoding C45 family autoproteolytic acyltransferase/hydolase — MNAHIDETTVAGLRWVVVSGERTAAFTLLGEYARASITAVQNQLPEREGLHAFTRSGRGRRILADVVTATEQAYPHLTAELRALAAGAALPYEDLLLANLRGDLGVDDGTGCTDLAWRGTSSFIAHNEDGAPALDGHFMLLTLHIDGDLPVTVEWYPGFLPSNTLAANAAGLVWGINHIQVTIPIVAPGRHFVARGLQQCTTFTDAVDFLRTHPSAGGFAYTIGDTHTGRVSVVETAAGRHAVRELSPESAFEWHTNHIRFMPNSPDRAPAGAATANLGQRDESLARGKVLQDINPALEPDIYWFDRVLTGSPIPTGVHRTAAGHDPLATLCTTVTNLTDRTIYIRNQHGRTATLSLADFVAGQPSAERIGKGLGGERP; from the coding sequence ATGAACGCCCACATCGACGAGACCACGGTCGCCGGACTGCGATGGGTGGTGGTCTCCGGTGAACGCACCGCCGCGTTCACCCTGCTCGGTGAGTACGCCCGCGCCTCGATCACCGCCGTGCAGAACCAGCTGCCCGAACGCGAAGGATTGCACGCCTTCACCCGCAGCGGTCGCGGACGACGCATCCTGGCCGACGTGGTGACAGCCACCGAACAGGCGTACCCGCACCTCACCGCCGAACTGCGCGCGCTCGCGGCTGGCGCCGCGCTGCCCTACGAGGACCTGCTGCTGGCCAATCTGCGCGGTGACCTCGGCGTCGACGACGGCACCGGCTGCACCGACCTCGCCTGGCGCGGCACGTCGTCCTTCATCGCTCACAACGAGGACGGCGCTCCCGCCCTCGACGGACATTTCATGCTCCTGACCCTGCACATCGACGGGGACCTGCCGGTCACCGTCGAGTGGTATCCCGGGTTCCTGCCTTCCAACACCCTCGCCGCCAACGCCGCCGGACTGGTGTGGGGCATCAACCACATCCAGGTCACCATTCCGATCGTCGCTCCCGGCCGCCATTTCGTCGCCCGCGGACTGCAGCAGTGCACCACCTTCACGGACGCCGTCGATTTTCTGCGCACTCACCCCAGCGCCGGCGGCTTCGCCTACACGATCGGCGACACCCACACCGGTCGCGTCTCCGTCGTCGAAACGGCCGCGGGGCGCCACGCCGTCCGTGAACTCTCACCCGAGAGTGCATTCGAATGGCACACCAACCACATCCGGTTCATGCCCAACTCGCCGGACCGGGCGCCGGCCGGTGCCGCCACCGCCAACCTCGGGCAACGGGACGAGAGTCTTGCCCGGGGCAAGGTCCTCCAAGACATCAACCCGGCCCTGGAACCCGACATCTACTGGTTCGATCGAGTCCTGACCGGGTCCCCCATTCCCACCGGTGTGCACCGCACCGCCGCCGGCCACGACCCGCTCGCCACCCTGTGCACCACCGTGACCAACCTGACCGACCGAACCATCTACATCCGCAACCAGCACGGCCGAACAGCCACCCTCTCGCTGGCCGACTTCGTTGCCGGACAGCCCTCCGCTGAACGAATCGGCAAAGGCCTCGGCGGCGAGCGGCCATGA
- a CDS encoding crotonase/enoyl-CoA hydratase family protein, whose product MSDPLLTDRTGDTVVWTLNNPEARNPISEADTIDALEEAVTAVNRDPSVRVAILTGAGSAFSSGGNVKHMRDKDGMFGGSPAELRQGYRHGIQRIPKALYHCEIPTIAAVNGAAIGAGCDLAMMCDLRIASTTAKFAESFVKVGIIPGDGGAWLLPRAIGMARASEMAFTGEAIDAHTALEWGMVSAVTEPEHLLTAAHELASRVSANPPHVLRMTKRLLREGQHQSLESILELSAAMQAVAHHTEDHHEAVGAVLERRTPQFSGR is encoded by the coding sequence ATGAGCGACCCCCTGCTGACCGACCGCACCGGCGACACCGTCGTCTGGACTCTCAACAACCCCGAGGCCCGCAATCCCATCTCCGAGGCCGACACCATCGACGCGCTCGAGGAGGCCGTCACCGCGGTCAACCGCGACCCGAGCGTGCGGGTGGCGATCCTCACCGGCGCCGGCTCCGCGTTCTCCTCCGGCGGTAACGTCAAACACATGCGCGACAAGGACGGCATGTTCGGCGGGTCACCCGCAGAACTGCGCCAAGGCTACCGGCACGGCATCCAGCGCATCCCGAAAGCCTTGTATCACTGCGAGATCCCGACGATCGCCGCCGTGAACGGGGCGGCCATCGGAGCCGGCTGCGACCTGGCGATGATGTGCGACCTGCGGATCGCCTCGACCACCGCAAAATTCGCCGAGAGCTTCGTCAAAGTCGGCATCATTCCCGGCGACGGAGGCGCCTGGCTGCTGCCCCGCGCCATCGGCATGGCCCGGGCCAGCGAGATGGCCTTCACCGGTGAGGCGATCGACGCGCACACTGCACTCGAGTGGGGCATGGTCTCCGCGGTCACCGAGCCCGAACACCTCCTGACCGCCGCCCACGAACTCGCATCCCGGGTGTCGGCGAACCCGCCGCACGTGCTGCGGATGACCAAGCGACTGCTGCGCGAAGGGCAGCACCAGAGCCTCGAGAGCATCCTCGAGTTGTCGGCGGCCATGCAGGCGGTCGCGCATCACACCGAAGACCACCACGAGGCAGTCGGGGCCGTGCTCGAACGGCGAACCCCGCAGTTCAGCGGACGATGA
- a CDS encoding acetate--CoA ligase family protein, translating into MAQPSSVAVADTLPAETRTALQRLFDPRSIAIVGASTSPTKRGFQAVRALQQAGYAHPVYPVNPKATEILGLEVVPSIDGLPYGVDVALIALPGAAVPDALRHCAAVGIAGAVVLANGFKETGDSGAELDAALARAIAETGIRVIGPNTSGMLNVSTGANLVGLQDVPTGPISVVTQSGNMLLSLVNDNRALKGPGFHAYIGLGNQADVRYDECVAELARDTRTGAVAIHSEGFADGRAFLVAAASAVQDKPVVMLRGGRSDVGRRTALSHTGSIAGSDAVATAVLRQAGVELVDRSDELAVVAGAMATTAPIASGRKVAILSDGGGHATLAADALTARGIELAQISERTQQVLRDLLGGPASVVNPVDVAGATDADPTVFADAVDALMSDPAVGLVLIVGLYGGYHLRFDASLTAAEDATADRLLELTTAHRVPLLVQSCYAGDIVSNHDRLRAGGVPVINSIDHAVRVVAALDRRGRRLATASQRSSLTLPAPAPRAAAGTGILDEPTARALVEDAGVDIGGWTFARTVDEVVTAVTGYGRPCALKIVSPQVIHKSDVGGVKLNVVGAGAAENAQAIIDAVTENVRGAVIDGIVVTPMADHGVELLVGATHDPIFGPVVAFGSGGVMVEALEDVTFRAAPFTEIEAHEMIDETIASRMLDGYRHLSVIDRTALARFLVRVGDIVAAHPEISELDLNPVIASKTGIVPVDVRIVLSDTHSGAHA; encoded by the coding sequence ATGGCTCAGCCTTCCTCCGTCGCGGTCGCCGACACCCTGCCGGCCGAGACCCGCACGGCGCTGCAGCGCCTGTTCGATCCCCGCTCCATTGCGATCGTCGGTGCCTCGACCAGCCCGACCAAGCGCGGTTTCCAGGCCGTGCGCGCTCTGCAGCAGGCCGGGTACGCGCACCCGGTGTACCCGGTCAACCCGAAAGCAACCGAGATCCTCGGCCTCGAGGTCGTCCCCTCGATCGACGGACTGCCCTACGGCGTCGACGTCGCTCTCATCGCCCTGCCCGGCGCCGCCGTGCCCGACGCCCTGCGCCACTGCGCGGCCGTCGGCATCGCCGGAGCGGTGGTGCTGGCCAACGGATTCAAGGAAACCGGAGACTCGGGCGCCGAGCTCGACGCCGCGCTGGCGCGAGCGATCGCCGAGACCGGTATCCGGGTCATCGGCCCGAACACCTCGGGAATGCTCAACGTCTCCACCGGCGCCAACCTGGTGGGCCTGCAAGACGTGCCCACGGGCCCGATCAGCGTGGTCACCCAGAGCGGAAACATGCTGCTGTCCCTGGTCAACGACAACCGTGCTCTGAAGGGCCCCGGCTTCCACGCCTACATCGGCCTCGGCAACCAGGCCGACGTCCGCTACGACGAATGTGTCGCCGAACTCGCCCGCGACACCCGCACCGGCGCCGTCGCCATCCACTCGGAGGGTTTCGCGGACGGCCGGGCGTTCCTGGTCGCCGCGGCGAGCGCGGTGCAGGACAAGCCGGTGGTAATGCTGCGCGGCGGCCGCTCCGACGTTGGGCGGCGCACGGCGCTCTCCCACACCGGGTCGATCGCCGGTTCGGACGCCGTCGCCACCGCGGTCCTCCGCCAGGCCGGCGTGGAATTGGTCGACCGCTCGGACGAACTGGCCGTCGTCGCAGGAGCGATGGCCACCACCGCGCCGATCGCATCCGGCCGCAAGGTCGCGATCCTGTCCGACGGCGGCGGCCACGCCACCTTGGCCGCCGATGCACTGACCGCGCGCGGGATCGAACTCGCGCAGATCAGTGAGCGGACCCAGCAGGTCCTGCGTGATCTGCTGGGTGGGCCGGCGTCGGTGGTCAACCCCGTCGACGTGGCCGGGGCCACCGATGCGGATCCCACGGTGTTCGCCGACGCGGTGGACGCCCTGATGAGCGATCCCGCAGTCGGGTTGGTGCTGATCGTGGGACTGTACGGCGGCTATCACCTGCGGTTCGACGCCAGCCTGACAGCCGCCGAGGACGCCACCGCCGACCGACTCCTCGAGCTGACCACCGCCCACCGGGTTCCCCTGCTGGTACAGAGTTGCTATGCCGGGGACATCGTCTCCAACCACGACCGCCTGCGGGCCGGTGGGGTTCCGGTGATCAACTCCATCGACCATGCCGTCCGGGTGGTCGCCGCCCTCGACCGGCGCGGACGACGACTGGCCACCGCGTCGCAGCGGTCGTCCCTCACCCTGCCCGCCCCCGCACCACGTGCTGCGGCGGGAACGGGGATCCTGGACGAGCCCACCGCCCGCGCCCTCGTCGAGGACGCCGGGGTCGACATCGGCGGATGGACCTTCGCCCGCACCGTCGACGAGGTCGTCACCGCGGTCACCGGATACGGGCGGCCGTGCGCACTGAAGATCGTCTCGCCACAGGTGATCCACAAATCCGACGTCGGCGGCGTGAAACTGAACGTGGTCGGCGCCGGCGCCGCGGAGAACGCACAGGCAATCATCGACGCGGTCACCGAGAACGTGCGCGGCGCGGTGATCGACGGCATCGTCGTCACCCCGATGGCCGATCACGGCGTCGAACTGCTCGTCGGCGCCACCCACGACCCGATCTTCGGTCCGGTGGTGGCGTTCGGCAGCGGTGGCGTGATGGTCGAAGCCCTCGAGGACGTCACCTTCCGCGCGGCACCGTTCACCGAGATCGAAGCCCACGAGATGATCGACGAGACCATCGCCTCCCGCATGCTCGACGGTTACCGCCACCTTTCGGTGATCGACCGGACAGCGTTGGCCCGGTTCCTCGTCCGCGTCGGTGACATCGTCGCGGCGCACCCGGAAATCAGCGAACTCGACCTCAACCCCGTCATCGCCTCGAAAACCGGAATCGTCCCGGTTGACGTGCGGATCGTACTGTCCGACACACACTCTGGAGCACACGCATGA
- a CDS encoding enoyl-CoA hydratase/isomerase family protein, translating to MTTVLATRSGSTATLALNRPDRLNAVSEELYQTLIDELVAADSDPDVRAVVITGAGRAFCVGADLKAHKSGTRSREEQAHYLDLGQRVCEQIQSMDTPVVAAVNGYALGAGAEMAVSADFLVVAEDAQLGFPEVSIGTFVGGGVTNRLPRLVGLRRATDMLILGERFTGAQALEWGLAHSAVAADALLDAAHALADTLAGKAPLSLARMKAALRRNDPLDVVLETEPQELLALMGTQDWAEGVAAFAERRTPIFQGK from the coding sequence ATGACGACCGTCCTGGCAACCCGTTCGGGTTCGACCGCGACCCTGGCCCTGAACCGCCCCGACCGCCTCAACGCGGTGAGCGAGGAGCTGTACCAGACGCTGATCGACGAACTGGTCGCGGCAGATTCCGATCCGGACGTGCGCGCGGTCGTGATCACCGGTGCAGGCCGCGCCTTCTGCGTCGGCGCCGATCTGAAGGCCCACAAGTCCGGCACCCGCAGCCGGGAGGAGCAGGCTCACTATCTCGACCTCGGCCAGAGAGTGTGCGAGCAGATCCAATCGATGGATACCCCGGTGGTTGCCGCGGTCAACGGCTACGCACTCGGCGCCGGCGCGGAGATGGCGGTCAGCGCCGACTTCCTCGTCGTCGCCGAGGACGCCCAGTTGGGCTTTCCCGAGGTCAGCATCGGCACCTTCGTCGGAGGCGGTGTCACCAACCGACTCCCCCGCCTCGTCGGACTGCGGCGGGCCACCGACATGCTGATCCTCGGCGAACGCTTCACCGGCGCCCAGGCGCTGGAGTGGGGACTCGCGCACTCGGCAGTTGCCGCCGACGCGCTATTGGACGCGGCGCACGCGCTCGCCGACACGCTTGCCGGGAAGGCCCCGCTCTCGCTCGCCCGGATGAAGGCAGCGCTGCGGCGTAACGACCCCCTCGACGTCGTCCTCGAGACCGAGCCCCAGGAGTTGCTGGCGCTGATGGGCACGCAGGACTGGGCCGAAGGCGTGGCGGCATTCGCCGAACGCCGCACTCCGATCTTCCAGGGAAAGTAG
- a CDS encoding amino acid permease: MPTSISSSENLEHSINTRQLTMIGIGGVIGAGLFVGSGKAISSAGPGIVLVYLFTGLLIILVMRMLAELATASPETGSFSTYASRELGSWAGLSVGWLYAYHWCVTVAFEAIAGAAIANQLIPVVPTWLYALIFMTALTGVNLAAVTSFARFEFWFALIKVTAIVLFIGIGVAAIFGVLPHFDSPGTSNLLGQGGLFPNGLTPLLIATLTVFFSYFGTELVTIAAGEAKDPVTAVRKSTRSVAWRILIFYVGSILVVVTLLPWDTAEVTKSPYTAVLNLLGLPGAHTIMNLVVLTAVLSCLNSGIYSSSRMLFSLARRGEGPRVLARTGKSGVPVKAVLAASSAGFVAVIANYFLPTGAVFTFLLSSSGAVAVVVYLCICGTQIVGRRKKTAEETAALPVKMWGFPYLSYVVGVILLAIVAGMAFTPATRTPLVLTMIVTALAVAAGLIHQRRTTVPAGNGNTTLTESRRQ; encoded by the coding sequence GTGCCAACCTCGATTTCCAGCTCGGAAAACCTCGAGCACTCCATCAACACTCGTCAGCTGACGATGATCGGCATCGGCGGCGTCATCGGTGCCGGCCTGTTCGTCGGCAGCGGCAAGGCGATCTCCTCCGCAGGCCCGGGCATCGTCCTGGTCTATCTGTTCACCGGGCTCCTCATCATCCTGGTGATGCGGATGCTCGCCGAACTGGCCACCGCGAGCCCCGAGACCGGTTCGTTCTCGACCTATGCCTCCCGCGAACTCGGTTCGTGGGCAGGGCTTTCCGTCGGGTGGCTCTATGCGTATCACTGGTGCGTGACCGTCGCCTTCGAGGCGATCGCCGGCGCCGCGATCGCGAACCAACTGATCCCCGTCGTGCCCACCTGGCTGTACGCACTGATCTTCATGACCGCGTTGACCGGGGTGAATCTGGCGGCGGTCACCTCCTTCGCGCGGTTCGAATTCTGGTTCGCCCTGATCAAGGTGACGGCGATCGTGCTGTTCATCGGTATCGGCGTCGCCGCAATCTTCGGCGTCCTGCCGCACTTCGACTCGCCCGGCACCTCGAACCTGCTCGGGCAGGGTGGGCTGTTCCCGAACGGTCTCACACCTCTGCTGATCGCCACCTTGACGGTGTTCTTCTCCTACTTCGGCACCGAACTGGTCACCATCGCCGCTGGTGAGGCAAAGGACCCTGTCACAGCCGTCCGCAAGAGCACGCGCAGCGTCGCCTGGCGAATCCTGATCTTCTACGTCGGCTCCATCCTCGTCGTCGTCACGCTGCTGCCGTGGGACACCGCCGAGGTCACCAAGAGTCCGTACACCGCCGTGCTGAACCTCCTCGGCCTGCCCGGCGCGCACACCATCATGAACCTGGTCGTCCTCACCGCGGTGCTGTCCTGCCTGAACTCGGGCATCTACTCCTCCTCCCGGATGCTCTTCTCGCTGGCCCGCCGCGGGGAAGGCCCCCGAGTGCTCGCCCGGACCGGCAAGTCCGGAGTTCCCGTGAAAGCGGTGCTCGCAGCCTCCAGTGCCGGATTCGTCGCGGTCATCGCGAACTACTTCCTGCCCACCGGGGCCGTGTTCACCTTCCTGCTCAGCTCGTCCGGCGCCGTCGCCGTGGTGGTCTACCTGTGCATCTGCGGTACCCAGATCGTCGGCCGCCGAAAGAAGACCGCGGAGGAGACGGCTGCGTTGCCGGTCAAGATGTGGGGCTTCCCCTACCTGTCCTATGTGGTTGGCGTCATCCTGCTCGCCATCGTCGCCGGTATGGCGTTCACTCCCGCCACTCGAACGCCCTTGGTGCTGACCATGATCGTCACCGCCCTGGCCGTCGCCGCGGGCCTGATTCACCAGCGACGCACCACCGTGCCGGCCGGAAACGGCAACACCACGCTGACCGAATCTCGCCGGCAGTAG
- a CDS encoding MurR/RpiR family transcriptional regulator, whose protein sequence is MATKSKTAGPATFEELLTEIRQREGTLSPSHKKLAERVMSDPEAVAFMTISELAAAVGVNEATVVRFATGLGLKGYPGLTRLCRERLQEQAQLLRRFDNLEHMAADGAGLLEQTVALDQANIARTFARIEDSTWDSAVEHLARAPRVHVMGLRKCHAPAYLLGYLLRMLREDVETVNASVGSLTDDLRRVREGDCFVAMSIHRYSVDTVRAAEWARRSGAHVIAFTDNASSPLAASAHDTFYIDASSASVLRSMTAFTSLAQAMSGGVAQLLGHRVRETLLEEEKLLSSFSVYVTDAATGKQQ, encoded by the coding sequence ATGGCCACGAAGTCCAAGACGGCGGGTCCTGCGACCTTCGAGGAATTGCTCACCGAGATTCGTCAGCGCGAGGGCACGTTGTCGCCGTCGCACAAGAAACTCGCCGAGCGGGTGATGTCCGACCCTGAGGCGGTGGCGTTCATGACGATCTCGGAACTAGCGGCCGCGGTCGGCGTCAACGAGGCCACCGTCGTACGGTTCGCGACGGGACTGGGACTCAAGGGATATCCCGGGCTGACGCGCCTGTGCCGCGAACGTCTCCAGGAGCAGGCGCAGCTGCTGCGCCGTTTCGACAACCTCGAGCACATGGCCGCGGACGGGGCCGGGCTGCTGGAACAGACCGTCGCCCTCGACCAGGCCAACATCGCCCGCACGTTCGCCCGGATCGAGGATTCCACTTGGGATTCAGCGGTCGAACACCTCGCCCGGGCTCCGCGTGTGCACGTCATGGGATTGCGCAAGTGCCACGCCCCGGCGTACTTGCTCGGATACTTGCTGCGCATGCTGCGTGAGGACGTGGAGACGGTCAACGCCAGCGTCGGTTCGCTGACCGACGATTTGCGTCGGGTCCGCGAGGGCGACTGCTTCGTGGCGATGTCCATCCACCGTTACAGCGTTGACACCGTTCGGGCCGCCGAGTGGGCGAGGCGCAGTGGTGCACACGTCATCGCGTTCACCGACAATGCCAGCTCTCCGCTCGCCGCGTCGGCGCACGACACCTTTTACATCGACGCGTCGAGCGCCTCGGTGTTGCGGTCGATGACAGCGTTCACCTCGCTGGCTCAGGCCATGTCCGGCGGCGTCGCACAGCTTCTCGGACACCGGGTGCGCGAAACCCTCCTCGAGGAGGAGAAGCTCTTGAGCAGCTTCAGCGTGTACGTCACCGACGCCGCGACAGGCAAGCAGCAGTAG
- a CDS encoding Lsr2 dimerization domain-containing protein: protein MMTRLQVAIAVIVGYWLGRARHTKLVAAGAGRLAGSPQEMVDHAAKLLDASPEFAALDESMRGQLLDAVRVAAVTAGTARGDVDVDIDRLLPGGTDEAAEDLVEDAADLVDDVPVDDSVEHVIDGAETAAVDVDVGKGLLGAAGKLKRRRPATSRKSPAADPSADVDDEDDDAGETPADEVPADETPTEDDGSTDAPAPSTAEVRAWAREHDFPVSDRGRLRAEVWEAYTAAHPER from the coding sequence ATGATGACCAGGCTGCAGGTCGCGATCGCGGTGATCGTGGGATATTGGCTGGGCCGGGCCCGCCACACGAAGCTTGTCGCGGCGGGTGCCGGACGCCTTGCAGGCAGTCCGCAGGAGATGGTCGACCACGCCGCGAAGCTGCTGGATGCATCGCCCGAGTTCGCCGCCCTCGACGAATCGATGCGCGGTCAACTCCTCGATGCCGTGAGGGTGGCGGCCGTGACCGCCGGCACCGCTCGGGGTGACGTCGACGTCGATATCGACCGTCTGCTCCCCGGCGGCACAGACGAAGCCGCCGAAGACTTGGTCGAGGATGCCGCGGACCTGGTCGACGATGTCCCCGTCGACGACTCCGTCGAACACGTCATCGACGGCGCCGAAACCGCCGCCGTCGACGTCGACGTGGGTAAGGGCCTGCTCGGCGCCGCGGGCAAGCTGAAGCGCCGGCGGCCTGCGACGAGCAGGAAATCGCCGGCCGCAGACCCGTCCGCCGACGTTGATGACGAGGACGACGACGCCGGCGAAACACCGGCCGACGAAGTACCGGCCGACGAGACTCCCACTGAAGATGACGGCAGCACTGACGCACCTGCGCCGTCCACCGCCGAGGTCCGGGCGTGGGCTCGCGAACACGACTTTCCCGTCTCCGACCGCGGACGACTGCGCGCCGAGGTGTGGGAGGCCTATACCGCCGCCCACCCCGAGCGCTGA
- a CDS encoding acyl-CoA dehydrogenase family protein yields MDLVLTDEQLSFQRLAREFLDKEVVPYRAQWDRDESVDTSIIPKLGEMGFFGLTIPEQYGGLGGDYITYCTGMEELGRADSAVRGIVSVSMGLVGKVILSHGTEAQKQKWLPGIATGEVLACFGLTEPDTGSDAGNLRTRATRDGDDYVIDGAKMFITNGTWADLCLVFARTGGPGPTGVSAFLVPTDLPGFGRCEIKGKLGLRGQATAELAFDNVRVPRDALLGGEGEGFKIAMHSLDKGRVSVGAGCVGIIQGCLESVVQYSKERKQFGRQLASFQMIQDMIASISVDADAARLLVWRAADLIEKGKPFGVEASKAKFFASEAAVRAANLAIQAFGGYGYVDEYPVQKYMRDARVMTLYEGTSQIQKLLIGRAETGVSAFL; encoded by the coding sequence ATGGACTTGGTCCTGACCGATGAACAGTTGAGTTTCCAGCGGCTCGCGCGCGAGTTCCTGGACAAGGAGGTCGTTCCCTACCGCGCGCAGTGGGACCGCGATGAGTCGGTCGACACGTCGATCATTCCCAAACTGGGGGAGATGGGATTCTTCGGACTCACGATCCCCGAGCAGTACGGCGGTCTCGGAGGTGACTACATCACCTACTGCACCGGGATGGAAGAACTCGGGCGGGCTGATTCTGCAGTGCGGGGAATCGTCTCGGTGTCGATGGGGTTGGTGGGCAAAGTAATTCTGTCCCACGGTACCGAGGCGCAGAAGCAGAAGTGGCTACCAGGCATCGCCACCGGCGAGGTGCTCGCCTGTTTCGGACTGACCGAACCGGACACCGGATCCGACGCGGGAAACCTCCGCACACGAGCTACTCGAGACGGCGACGACTACGTGATCGACGGCGCCAAGATGTTCATTACGAACGGGACGTGGGCGGACCTGTGCCTGGTGTTCGCCCGCACCGGCGGTCCGGGACCCACCGGCGTCTCAGCTTTCCTCGTTCCGACTGATCTTCCTGGATTCGGAAGATGTGAGATCAAGGGAAAGCTCGGTCTCCGTGGTCAGGCCACGGCGGAGCTGGCGTTCGACAACGTCCGAGTACCTCGTGACGCCCTGCTCGGGGGCGAAGGCGAAGGGTTCAAGATCGCCATGCACTCGCTCGACAAGGGCAGGGTCTCCGTCGGCGCCGGCTGCGTCGGAATCATCCAAGGGTGTCTCGAATCGGTCGTGCAGTATTCGAAGGAACGCAAACAGTTCGGACGTCAGCTTGCCTCGTTCCAGATGATCCAGGACATGATCGCGAGCATCTCGGTCGACGCCGACGCCGCGCGTCTGCTCGTCTGGCGGGCAGCCGACCTCATCGAGAAGGGCAAGCCCTTCGGCGTCGAGGCGTCCAAGGCGAAGTTTTTCGCGAGTGAAGCCGCTGTCAGAGCAGCCAACCTCGCGATCCAAGCATTCGGCGGGTACGGCTACGTCGACGAGTATCCGGTCCAGAAGTACATGCGCGACGCTCGCGTCATGACGCTCTACGAAGGCACGAGCCAGATCCAGAAGCTGCTCATCGGGCGCGCCGAGACCGGCGTCAGTGCCTTCCTCTGA